From the genome of Cryptococcus neoformans var. neoformans B-3501A chromosome 1, whole genome shotgun sequence, one region includes:
- a CDS encoding 40S ribosomal protein S30 (Match to ESTs gb|CF189543.1|CF189543, gb|CF184907.1|CF184907, gb|CF184906.1|CF184906; HMMPfam hit to Ribosomal_S30, Ribosomal protein S30, score: 106.9, E(): 4.8e-29), with amino-acid sequence MGKVHGSLARAGKVKSQTPKVEPQEKKKVPKGRAQKRLQYTRRFVNVTVAPGGKRRMNQQPVGKSG; translated from the exons ATGGGTAAGGTTCACGGTTCCCTCGCTCGTGCAGGTAAAGTCAAGTCTCAG ACCCCCAAGGTTGAGCCccaagagaagaagaaggtccCCAAGGGCCGAGCTC AGAAGCGATTGCAATACACCCGACGATTCGTCAACGTTACTGTCGCTCCTGGTGGCAAGCGAAGGAT GAACCAACAGCCCGTCGGCAAGTCCGGTTAA
- a CDS encoding hypothetical protein (HMMPfam hit to ArfGap, Putative GTPase activating protein for Arf, score: 148.9, E(): 1.1e-41), with protein MEQRNERMLEELLKLPGNDTCADCHAPAPRWASVNLGIFLCVGCASVHRKLGTHKSRVKSVTLDTWTRDQIATIRSMGNKASNAIYNPNEALHPPPPSYGYDERDSEIEKYIRRKYEQGAFRGGAAARPNGQVEPTSLNRARERDGRLPGGSTGLHLGKENNRNPELNDVIAVNIKKERDLPPLPPSASAQPVFGKNPPRGRPVRSPSNQGISSVGPVWNTAVNGSESTSTQQKVPEANLIDMSNSANSSLPLQVNMSTPTTGVSPSFSHGQSQFLSAQPQSWGSTFSTSPSNGMMMNGSNFSASPQMASPFQSPGFAQQMSFSSQPSLRQHMSPQPTYHQSTVPMASPSFQQTQQFATSPSFQQQLSPQFTQVQQFGQYPMQYNGQMATSPMNMGMGMGTGMAQPTQAYGYFNHM; from the exons ATGGAACAACGAAATGAGCGCATGCTGGAAGAGCTGCTGAAGCTCCCGGGAAATG ACACCTGCGCCGACTGCCACGCTCCCGCTCCAAGGTGGGCAAGTGTCAATCTCGGCATCTTTCTCTGCGTTGGTTGTGCTTCCGTACACCGCAAGTTGGGGACTCACAAGAGTCGTGT CAAGTCGGTGACACTTGACACCTGGACTCGTGACCAGATCGCCACCATCAGAAGCATGGGCAATAAAGCTTCCAATGCAATATACAACCCAAACGAGGCCTTGCATCCCCCACCGCCATCCTATGGCTACGATGAGCGTGATTCCGAGATTGAAAAATACATTCGAAGGAAGTACGAGCAAGGTGCATTCCGCGGTGGAGCTGCTGCCCGCCCTAACGGTCAAGTCGAGCCTACAAGCTTAAACAgggcgagggagagggacGGAAGGCTGCCTGGGGGTTCTACAGGGCTGCATTTAGGCAAGGAGAATAACCGCAACCCAGAACTGAACGATGTTATTGCTGTGAACatcaagaaagaaagggatCTCCCGCCTTTACCTCCTAGTGCCTCTGCTCAACCAGTGTTTGGGAAGAACCCCCCTAGAGGACGACCAGTGAGATCACCTTCGAATCAGGGTATCTCTTCAGTAGGACCTGTGTGGAATACTGCAGTGAACGGTAGCGAAAGCACGAGTACTCAGCAAAAGGTGCCAGAAGCCAACCTCATCGACATGTCAAATAGCGCCAACTCGTCACTCCCTCTTCAAGTCAACATGTCCACTCCTACCACTGGTGTgtctccatccttctctcatgGCCAATCCCAATTCCTCTCCGCTCAACCCCAAAGCTGGGGTAGCACCTTTTCCACATCCCCTTCAAACGGTATGATGATGAACGGCAGTAACTTTTCTGCCTCCCCTCAAATGGCAAGCCCGTTCCAGTCTCCAGGATTCGCGCAACAAATGTCCTTTTCCTCGCAACCTTCATTGAGGCAACACATGTCACCACAACCAACCTATCATCAATCGACTGTGCCTATGGCCTCACCCTCGTTCCAGCAGACTCAGCAGTTTGCTActtccccctctttccAACAACAGCTATCCCCACAGTTTACCCAAGTGCAACAATTTGGGCAGTACCCGATGCAGTACAACGGTCAGATGGCCACTTCGCCCATGAATATGGGTATGGGCATGGGTACCGGCATGGCCCAACCTACCCAGGCGTACGGGTATTTCAATCACATGTGA